Proteins co-encoded in one Pseudarthrobacter chlorophenolicus A6 genomic window:
- a CDS encoding molybdopterin molybdotransferase MoeA: MTEAPGRDAASYAGQGNSGEHGHQDSPGHPLEELQAQPQGQPDERQPGTGEEQGHGHHHLAHTWAEARQAAFDAATPIPPGPVPLDQAQGRRLEQDIVALQDMPHYASSAMDGWAVNGSGPWIPVEAGARLAPHQASPIVTGGLIPPGGKGILRSESAVLAEDEDGLPVLETGGTARPGEPRNGQHVRKAGEEALEGDVLVAAGVTLNPAHLALAALAGYDELQVQGKPLVRLLLTGSEVVVHGLPAPGRVRDTFGHQLPAVVGMLGGIPGGQQRIGDSYDEWLAALEDVVPDGPGAPGLPADVVITTGGTGRSGTDHLRRAVAELGGRLVVDGVAMRPGHPVVLAELPDGRFVLGLPGNPLAAMMALFTVGAPLLAALGHGTLPEVQEVPSGTLIDPDPGRTRLMPFRLVYGMASPAQHAGPGMMRGLAAADGVMVVPPHGVQLGEQVPAFALPWGPPIPAPADPAKAKPRSSRTSRTAAKPGPAGPVDWSALLG; the protein is encoded by the coding sequence ATGACAGAAGCACCCGGGCGGGACGCAGCATCGTACGCAGGGCAAGGAAACAGCGGTGAACACGGGCACCAAGACAGCCCCGGACACCCGCTAGAGGAACTGCAGGCACAACCGCAGGGACAACCGGACGAACGTCAGCCTGGAACGGGTGAGGAACAGGGCCACGGCCACCATCACCTGGCCCACACCTGGGCGGAAGCACGTCAGGCCGCCTTTGACGCCGCCACACCGATCCCGCCCGGGCCTGTGCCACTGGACCAGGCCCAGGGCCGCAGGTTGGAGCAGGACATCGTTGCGCTCCAGGACATGCCGCACTACGCATCCTCGGCCATGGACGGCTGGGCAGTCAACGGGTCCGGGCCATGGATCCCCGTGGAAGCCGGGGCCCGGCTGGCCCCGCACCAGGCCAGCCCCATCGTTACCGGCGGACTCATCCCGCCCGGCGGCAAGGGGATCCTGCGCAGTGAAAGCGCCGTCCTCGCCGAGGACGAAGACGGGCTTCCCGTCCTTGAAACCGGCGGAACCGCCCGCCCCGGCGAACCGCGCAACGGACAGCACGTGCGCAAAGCAGGCGAGGAAGCACTCGAAGGGGACGTCCTTGTTGCGGCCGGGGTGACCCTGAACCCGGCGCACCTGGCACTCGCCGCGCTGGCCGGATATGACGAGCTGCAGGTCCAAGGCAAACCCCTTGTACGCCTGCTGCTGACCGGGTCGGAAGTGGTGGTGCACGGCCTGCCCGCCCCGGGGCGGGTCAGGGATACGTTCGGTCATCAGCTGCCGGCCGTCGTCGGCATGCTCGGCGGTATCCCGGGCGGCCAGCAGCGCATCGGCGACTCCTACGATGAATGGCTCGCTGCGCTGGAGGACGTGGTCCCGGACGGCCCTGGCGCACCCGGGCTCCCGGCCGACGTCGTCATCACCACCGGGGGAACGGGCCGCTCCGGCACGGATCATCTCCGCCGCGCGGTTGCCGAGCTGGGCGGCCGCCTGGTGGTTGATGGGGTGGCCATGCGGCCCGGGCACCCGGTGGTGCTGGCCGAACTCCCCGATGGCCGGTTCGTCCTGGGCCTGCCCGGCAATCCGCTGGCCGCCATGATGGCGCTTTTTACAGTGGGCGCACCCTTGCTGGCCGCGCTGGGGCACGGAACCTTGCCGGAGGTGCAGGAGGTGCCCTCCGGCACCCTCATAGACCCGGATCCGGGCCGCACGCGCCTCATGCCGTTCCGGCTTGTGTACGGGATGGCGTCGCCGGCCCAGCACGCCGGCCCAGGCATGATGCGGGGACTTGCCGCGGCCGACGGCGTCATGGTGGTGCCGCCGCACGGCGTGCAGTTGGGGGAGCAAGTACCGGCCTTCGCGCTGCCGTGGGGCCCGCCCATTCCAGCCCCGGCGGATCCGGCCAAGGCCAAACCGCGCAGCAGCAGGACGTCCCGGACGGCGGCGAAGCCCGGCCCCGCGGGGCCAGTGGACTGGAGCGCCCTGCTCGGCTGA
- a CDS encoding DUF6457 domain-containing protein encodes MKSQDETLEEWCRSLLQAYELEDVQVDINAILSLAGVAAHSVVRPAAPLTTFIAGFAAGLATNSGSSTDAAAMEKALAVARTLAADYDAEAAGAPGE; translated from the coding sequence GTGAAGAGCCAGGACGAAACACTGGAGGAGTGGTGCAGGTCGCTGCTCCAAGCCTACGAGCTTGAGGATGTCCAGGTGGACATCAATGCCATCCTTTCCCTTGCGGGTGTGGCGGCGCATTCCGTGGTCCGTCCCGCCGCTCCGCTGACCACCTTCATCGCCGGATTCGCCGCGGGCCTGGCCACGAACTCCGGTAGCTCGACAGATGCCGCGGCCATGGAAAAGGCCCTCGCTGTCGCCCGCACGCTGGCCGCCGACTACGACGCTGAAGCCGCCGGGGCTCCCGGCGAATGA
- the mobA gene encoding molybdenum cofactor guanylyltransferase: MQDDVPAFDALILAGGRSSRLGGVPKQGLLFRGATLLARSLAAAEGARTTVVVGPDPGPLPPGVLTCREEPEFAGPAAAIAAGLDVLDRAGSAAPHTLVLACDMPLVSGAVRILLQELSAGQRGGSYVACTGEGNGTGRMQPLAGIYSTDMLKRSALEMAAGGRLIDGSVRSLLASLDVQLVAVPAAYTADVDTWDDAAALGIAAGTPDVEDVDGAGNGRS; this comes from the coding sequence ATGCAAGACGACGTGCCGGCCTTTGATGCCCTCATCCTGGCGGGAGGACGATCCTCCCGGCTGGGCGGCGTCCCGAAACAGGGATTGCTGTTTCGCGGAGCCACCCTTCTTGCCCGATCCCTGGCGGCCGCCGAAGGTGCCCGTACCACCGTTGTTGTGGGCCCGGATCCGGGCCCCTTGCCTCCCGGAGTGCTCACCTGCCGCGAAGAGCCGGAGTTCGCCGGCCCCGCGGCGGCGATAGCCGCGGGCCTGGATGTCCTGGACCGGGCGGGTTCCGCTGCTCCGCACACCCTTGTCCTGGCCTGTGATATGCCGCTGGTTTCGGGGGCCGTGCGTATTCTCCTGCAGGAGTTGTCCGCGGGGCAGCGTGGGGGGTCGTACGTGGCCTGTACCGGCGAGGGCAACGGCACCGGGAGGATGCAGCCGCTGGCCGGAATATATAGCACGGACATGCTAAAAAGGTCGGCCCTAGAAATGGCTGCCGGCGGCCGGTTGATTGACGGATCGGTCCGTTCACTCCTTGCTAGTCTGGACGTGCAGCTTGTCGCCGTTCCGGCCGCCTACACGGCAGATGTGGACACGTGGGACGACGCCGCCGCACTGGGGATTGCCGCCGGCACCCCGGACGTGGAGGACGTGGACGGGGCCGGGAATGGCCGCAGTTAA
- a CDS encoding HNH endonuclease — MRTLVLNAGYEPLAVITFRRALVLVLTGKASVVAEGDDPVVGPQEILGRPSVILLNRYIRPKYNHATAVSRRGVLRRDGHKCAYCGKAAHTIDHVHPKSRGGVDSWENLVAACLRCNNVKGDHTPAEMGWKLRFEPAQPHGTIWQIKELEKPTPAWDPFLLPERAA; from the coding sequence ATGCGCACTCTCGTTCTGAATGCTGGATATGAACCGCTGGCGGTTATTACTTTCCGCCGGGCGCTGGTGCTTGTGCTCACGGGCAAGGCAAGCGTGGTAGCCGAGGGCGATGATCCCGTGGTGGGTCCGCAGGAAATCCTGGGCCGCCCCTCCGTGATTCTCCTCAACCGCTACATCCGACCGAAATACAACCATGCCACTGCCGTGAGCCGGCGCGGCGTCCTGAGGCGTGATGGGCACAAGTGTGCGTACTGCGGAAAAGCGGCGCACACAATCGACCATGTGCACCCCAAGTCGCGGGGAGGGGTGGACTCCTGGGAGAACCTGGTAGCTGCCTGCCTGCGCTGCAACAACGTCAAAGGGGACCACACGCCCGCTGAAATGGGCTGGAAGCTGCGGTTCGAGCCGGCGCAGCCGCACGGCACCATCTGGCAGATCAAGGAATTGGAGAAGCCCACGCCGGCGTGGGACCCGTTCCTCCTGCCGGAGCGGGCCGCCTGA